A genomic segment from Juglans regia cultivar Chandler chromosome 14, Walnut 2.0, whole genome shotgun sequence encodes:
- the LOC109014023 gene encoding uncharacterized protein LOC109014023: MARLLCREDDGMARVSIARDREGLLCARPRRDGEGLLCVRPRRSPLRTTVTVFFVSTIPGRDCLCHWQRVRRMSVVKIPFAQVGLLMAMLRGQLHDYLACASSF; this comes from the exons ATGGCGAGGCTCCTCTGCCGCGAGGATGACGGGATGGCGAGGGTCTCCATTGCGCGCGACCGCGAGGGTCTCCTCTGTGCGCGACCGCGACGGGATGGCGAGGGTCTCCTCTGCGTGCGACCGCGACGGTCTCCTCTGCGCACGACAGTGACTGTCTTCTTTGTGTCGACGATCCCAG GAAGGGATTGCTTATGTCATTGGCAGAGAGTCAGAAGAATGTCTGTTGTAAAAATCCCTTTTGCTCAAGTCGGGCTTCTTATGGCAATGTTGAGAGG TCAGCTGCATGATTATTTAGCTTGTGCCTCTTCCTTCTAG
- the LOC109014058 gene encoding 40S ribosomal protein S29-like, whose translation MGHSNVWNSHLKNYDPGSRVCRVCGNPHGLIRKYSLMCCRQCFDSNTKEIGFIKYR comes from the coding sequence ATGGGACACTCTAACGTATGGAATTCTCACCTCAAGAACTACGACCCTGGCTCTCGCGTTTGCCGGGTTTGTGGGAATCCCCATGGGTTGATCAGGAAGTACAGCCTCATGTGTTGTAGGCAATGCTTCGATAGCAACACCAAGGAAATTGGCTTCATTAAGTATCGCTGA
- the LOC109014013 gene encoding 2-oxoglutarate-dependent dioxygenase DAO-like, producing MAEGGDFKCIPVIDMQEFEGVEQYRKLREASEEWGCFRIVNHNIPVGLMTEMKKVVRDLLDLPMEIKRRNTDVIAGSGYMAPSDKNPLYEALGLYDLGSPQALRDFCSQLGASPHQREILEMYAQAIHDLALDLGRKLAKSMGLFSDLFKDWPCQFRINKYNFTPETVGSSGVQIHTDSGFLTILQDDENVGGLEVMDKSGAFVSVHPWPGTLLVNLGDLAKVWSNGRFCNLKHRVQCQEASIRVSIASFLLGPKEAAVEAPPELVDAEHPRLYVPITYEDYRKLRIAKKLQAGEALELMRAHS from the exons ATGGCGGAGGGCGGGGATTTCAAGTGTATCCCAGTAATTGATATGCAAGAATTTGAAGGTGTAGAGCAGTATAGGAAACTGAGAGAAGCGTCTGAGGAATGGGGTTGTTTCAGGATCGTCAACCACAATATCCCTGTAGGACTGATGACAGAAATGAAGAAAGTGGTGAGAGATCTGCTTGACCTTCCAATGGAAATCAAAAGGCGCAACACCGATGTGATTGCCGGCAGCGGCTACATGGCACCAAGTGATAAAAATCCTCTTTATGAGGCCTTGGGCCTCTATGATTTGGGATCCCCTCAGGCTCTGCGTGACTTTTGTTCTCAGTTGGGTGCCTCTCCTCACCAAAG GGAGATACTAGAGATGTACGCTCAAGCAATACATGATTTGGCGCTAGATTTGGGACGAAAGTTGGCAAAAAGCATGGGGTTGTTTAGCGATTTGTTCAAGGATTGGCCTTGCCAGTTTAGGATAAACAAATACAACTTCACTCCCGAAACTGTTGGATCGTCTGGTGTACAAATTCACACAGATTCTGGGTTTCTAACTATACttcaagatgatgaaaatgttggtGGTCTTGAAGTAATGGACAAATCTGGTGCATTTGTATCGGTCCATCCATGGCCAGGCACCCTCCTAGTCAATCTTGGGGACCTTGCTAAG GTATGGAGCAATGGAAGGTTTTGTAACTTGAAGCATAGAGTACAGTGCCAAGAAGCTAGCATCAGAGTGTCTATTGCCTCTTTTCTCTTGGGACCGAAGGAGGCAGCGGTTGAAGCCCCACCGGAACTTGTGGATGCCGAACACCCTCGTCTCTACGTCCCTATTACTTACGAAGATTATAGAAAACTCAGAATTGCAAAAAAATTGCAAGCGGGTGAAGCCCTCGAACTGATGCGCGCCCACTCTTGA